In Chitinophaga sp. HK235, a single window of DNA contains:
- a CDS encoding response regulator transcription factor has protein sequence MNILHALNNNLLRQTFGNSNASVKLSNFQLIAQLYAQVENSISVLSDLKANKSYIYTGGAASALGIVHKEDSREITSIWEEDILKKIRETDLLGKYALELRFFHLLKSLPVAERSDYQVISTLHMQDKHKKYVPVQHRMFYIQSTEDGSIWLALCLYNLSPDPHHTGTYQGSIINTRTGKVISPDEYRLNNILTEREKDVLLLIKNGKRSKDIAASLSISVNTVHRHRQNILEKLHVTNSMEACRMAESIKLI, from the coding sequence ATGAATATTCTACATGCACTTAATAACAATTTACTCCGGCAAACATTTGGCAACAGCAATGCGTCCGTAAAACTTTCCAATTTCCAGCTGATTGCGCAGCTATATGCACAGGTAGAAAATTCCATCAGTGTTTTAAGTGATCTGAAAGCCAACAAAAGTTATATCTACACCGGCGGAGCAGCATCAGCGCTGGGTATTGTTCATAAAGAAGATTCCAGGGAGATAACATCGATTTGGGAAGAGGATATTCTGAAGAAAATACGGGAAACAGACCTGCTCGGGAAATACGCGCTGGAGCTGCGTTTCTTCCATTTATTAAAAAGTCTTCCTGTTGCTGAAAGATCAGACTATCAGGTGATCAGCACACTGCACATGCAGGACAAACATAAAAAATATGTTCCTGTTCAGCATCGGATGTTTTATATACAAAGCACGGAAGATGGTAGTATCTGGCTGGCGCTATGCCTCTACAATCTTTCTCCCGACCCCCATCATACCGGCACTTACCAGGGTTCTATTATCAATACGCGAACAGGTAAAGTAATAAGTCCTGATGAATACCGGTTGAATAATATCCTCACAGAACGGGAAAAAGATGTACTGTTACTCATCAAAAATGGGAAAAGAAGTAAGGACATAGCTGCATCACTTTCTATCAGTGTGAATACTGTACATCGTCACCGGCAGAACATTCTCGAAAAACTGCATGTCACTAATTCAATGGAAGCCTGCAGGATGGCAGAATCGATAAAGCTGATTTAA
- a CDS encoding DUF4267 domain-containing protein, whose product MKTMSQKTAYIASLATGLLLIFIGVRFFLTPLRAEAGFGIQTGLSSNFAFCYIKGIRDMATGILILALLLNKEFRSLGWLMLCMGIIPITDFLIVLNDAHHQSSHLYPHLTAVLICLTVGPYYLYTTKRSSMQKVTPAQ is encoded by the coding sequence ATGAAAACAATGTCACAAAAAACCGCCTACATCGCCTCCTTGGCCACAGGATTACTGCTGATCTTTATCGGAGTACGTTTCTTCCTTACACCGCTTCGTGCAGAGGCCGGCTTCGGCATTCAGACAGGACTCAGTAGCAACTTTGCTTTTTGTTATATCAAAGGTATCCGTGATATGGCAACCGGCATACTTATCCTGGCACTATTGCTGAACAAGGAATTCAGAAGTCTGGGTTGGTTGATGTTATGTATGGGTATTATCCCCATCACTGATTTTCTGATTGTATTAAATGATGCCCATCACCAGAGCAGTCATCTGTATCCTCATCTGACAGCTGTGCTGATCTGCCTGACGGTAGGGCCTTACTATCTGTACACCACAAAGAGATCATCCATGCAAAAGGTTACACCGGCCCAATAA
- a CDS encoding M57 family metalloprotease: MKNQALLFLICLVTASFITSCRKDNKQDNNEKAAISNDVLAQIKAKGFSTQHVHPVNGGYLVEGDIFLSTSDLSKKATHNKVRVAKSEQYSTNNLVSALPRTITVRVVSLGSAFVQGTDLAIQRYNALNLRIKFRRITSGTADITIQGFNEGPSGGYITLGSSGFPTDFGDPFNLIQMNTNPYAYGSNPNVQYVGSVLQHEIGHCIGMRHTDYMDRSYSCGGDPVDEGDGGVGAVYIPGTPSDPDADSWMLSCSNGGNRTFNYNDIIALNYLYQ; the protein is encoded by the coding sequence ATGAAAAATCAAGCACTTCTGTTTCTGATCTGTCTCGTGACAGCATCGTTCATTACTTCATGCCGGAAAGACAACAAACAAGACAACAACGAAAAAGCCGCCATCTCCAATGATGTACTGGCACAGATCAAGGCTAAAGGATTCAGTACGCAGCACGTACACCCCGTAAATGGAGGTTATTTGGTAGAAGGAGATATCTTCCTTAGCACCAGTGATCTCAGCAAAAAAGCAACCCATAATAAAGTAAGAGTTGCCAAATCCGAACAGTATTCTACCAACAACCTGGTAAGTGCACTTCCCCGTACAATCACCGTAAGGGTGGTTAGTCTCGGAAGCGCCTTTGTACAGGGCACAGACCTGGCTATCCAGCGTTACAACGCATTAAACCTTCGTATCAAATTCCGCCGTATTACCAGCGGCACTGCAGACATTACCATCCAGGGCTTCAATGAAGGGCCCAGCGGCGGTTATATCACCCTGGGATCATCCGGTTTCCCTACAGATTTCGGAGACCCTTTCAATCTGATACAGATGAACACCAATCCTTACGCATATGGCAGCAACCCCAATGTTCAGTATGTAGGTTCTGTTCTTCAGCATGAAATAGGCCACTGCATTGGTATGCGCCATACCGACTATATGGACCGTTCTTATAGCTGCGGTGGTGATCCGGTAGACGAAGGTGATGGTGGCGTAGGCGCTGTGTATATCCCAGGCACACCCAGCGATCCTGATGCAGACTCCTGGATGCTGTCCTGCTCCAATGGTGGCAACCGTACCTTTAATTACAATGACATCATTGCATTAAACTACCTCTATCAATAA
- a CDS encoding FAD-binding oxidoreductase yields MEKITPRDIRYADLVEKRFNKRFTGKPEYIYLPTTVQEVVEALQEAVDNKRRPVVRSGGHCLEGFVADPAAQVLIDMSLMTDIYYDAEKAAFAVDAGATVGEMYRRLFLGWGVVLPAGEYPGIGMGGHVLGGAFGFLCREYGLAADYLYAVELVTVDASGKAHRVIATRETTDPHRELWWAHTGGGGGNFGIVTRYWLRSPDATGSDPFSALPKAPASITTFRVGWDWKTIDEAAFSRLAKNFGTWCQQHSAPDSPYNQLFSILFLNHRNIGRLEIKGIATGPNATRLIEDHLAAIAAPVGQPYTQQIEESPWLHFALNPFPELFQPGFDNVQAKVKDAFFRKPLTDSQIATSYQYLTAEAGIGGALGMATYGGKVNTIAPDATASAQRDAIMDVACNTGWISPEGASPSMSWVRNFYKDLFPGSGGVPVPNEQTDGSMINHPDTDLADPEWNQSGIPWHTLYYKENYPRLQQVKAKWDPLNIFHHALSIQVDDKL; encoded by the coding sequence ATGGAAAAAATCACTCCAAGGGATATACGTTATGCTGATCTTGTAGAAAAAAGATTCAACAAGCGCTTTACCGGAAAGCCGGAATATATCTATCTGCCCACCACTGTGCAGGAAGTAGTGGAAGCATTACAGGAAGCGGTGGACAACAAGCGGCGGCCGGTGGTCCGTAGCGGCGGGCATTGTCTGGAAGGATTTGTAGCTGACCCTGCCGCTCAGGTACTTATTGATATGTCGCTGATGACCGATATTTACTATGATGCGGAAAAAGCTGCTTTTGCTGTAGACGCAGGCGCTACCGTGGGTGAGATGTACCGCAGGCTGTTCCTGGGCTGGGGTGTTGTCCTACCTGCCGGTGAATATCCTGGCATCGGTATGGGCGGGCATGTACTGGGCGGGGCTTTCGGGTTCCTTTGCCGGGAATATGGACTGGCTGCCGACTATCTGTATGCTGTAGAACTGGTAACTGTCGATGCTTCAGGAAAAGCACACCGTGTTATTGCTACGCGGGAAACCACAGACCCTCATCGTGAACTATGGTGGGCACATACCGGCGGCGGCGGTGGCAACTTTGGCATCGTAACCCGCTACTGGCTGCGTTCTCCGGATGCCACCGGATCTGATCCTTTTTCTGCACTGCCCAAAGCACCGGCATCCATCACCACCTTCCGGGTGGGCTGGGACTGGAAGACCATTGATGAAGCAGCGTTTTCACGCCTCGCAAAAAATTTCGGGACCTGGTGTCAGCAGCACAGTGCCCCTGATTCTCCCTACAACCAGCTATTCAGCATACTCTTTCTGAATCACCGTAACATAGGCAGACTGGAGATAAAAGGAATTGCCACAGGCCCCAATGCCACCCGGCTCATAGAAGATCATCTGGCCGCCATCGCGGCCCCTGTTGGCCAGCCATATACACAGCAGATAGAGGAAAGCCCCTGGCTGCATTTTGCACTCAATCCATTTCCCGAATTATTTCAGCCGGGCTTTGATAATGTACAGGCAAAAGTAAAAGATGCTTTCTTCCGCAAACCCCTCACCGACAGCCAGATTGCGACCTCCTATCAGTATCTCACGGCGGAAGCAGGTATAGGCGGAGCACTGGGCATGGCCACTTACGGAGGTAAAGTGAACACCATAGCACCGGATGCCACCGCGTCGGCACAACGCGACGCTATCATGGACGTTGCCTGTAATACAGGCTGGATCAGCCCCGAAGGCGCATCCCCCAGCATGTCCTGGGTCCGCAATTTTTATAAAGACCTCTTTCCCGGCTCTGGTGGCGTACCTGTGCCCAACGAACAAACTGATGGTAGCATGATCAACCATCCGGATACAGACCTCGCCGATCCCGAATGGAACCAGTCTGGCATACCATGGCATACCCTCTACTACAAGGAAAATTATCCGCGGCTGCAGCAGGTGAAAGCTAAATGGGACCCGCTCAACATATTCCATCATGCCCTGTCCATACAGGTTGATGATAAATTGTAA
- a CDS encoding DUF4848 domain-containing protein, whose translation MRISFITRTCALLMFVFLSCKKDAAIKENEPAEKDNAVKVVDGVLHFSDYQVYVQTMLSINSMSAEQRTAWEKQVGFTSLRSVYDKFNKELDQMEAIRDKDGFFAVKKKYENVAVWNNTGTSYEINCRGILEAGIVNADGMVQVGDQQMHYSRNMITASSTNAQAGSNARKDKDLVIWTRQNNQPLSAGMRTDQQSAYIAYGQNPAANQLYMGEGGIKSAPPIEPGVEAEGYAQVKIYNLLWNGQNRGFCTLRYFAYHRNWLGIMRQVQTISSGFRAPEHYITLSNEGDRVFYSGGTFNNPDAWHKGPNWNEGFSDEHEVVFIASAELKNNPATISFIPPYLNNQLANADISVTENGTANNYWKRYVPFGYLGIPLRVKIHSIGTPPNAKTHTFIIEFN comes from the coding sequence ATGAGAATCAGTTTTATTACACGCACCTGTGCGCTACTGATGTTTGTTTTCCTGTCCTGCAAGAAGGATGCAGCTATCAAAGAAAATGAACCAGCAGAAAAAGACAACGCTGTCAAAGTCGTAGATGGCGTACTGCACTTTTCCGACTATCAGGTCTATGTACAGACCATGTTATCCATTAATTCGATGTCAGCAGAGCAAAGGACTGCCTGGGAAAAACAGGTAGGATTCACGTCTCTGAGATCGGTGTACGACAAGTTCAACAAAGAACTGGACCAAATGGAAGCCATCCGCGACAAAGACGGCTTCTTTGCAGTGAAGAAAAAATATGAAAACGTTGCAGTATGGAACAATACCGGCACCTCTTATGAGATTAACTGCAGAGGTATTCTTGAAGCTGGTATCGTAAATGCAGATGGTATGGTACAGGTAGGTGATCAGCAGATGCACTACAGCCGTAATATGATCACAGCATCTTCCACAAATGCCCAGGCTGGCAGCAACGCCAGAAAAGATAAAGACCTGGTTATATGGACACGGCAAAACAATCAGCCTCTTTCGGCAGGAATGAGAACTGATCAGCAATCCGCCTATATTGCCTATGGTCAGAATCCCGCAGCCAATCAGCTTTATATGGGAGAAGGCGGTATAAAAAGCGCTCCTCCGATAGAACCTGGTGTGGAAGCAGAAGGATATGCTCAGGTAAAGATCTATAACCTTTTATGGAATGGACAAAACAGAGGTTTTTGTACCCTACGCTACTTTGCTTACCACAGAAACTGGCTCGGTATTATGCGGCAGGTACAAACGATCAGCAGCGGATTCCGGGCGCCAGAGCACTATATTACACTTAGCAATGAAGGAGACAGAGTATTTTATAGTGGCGGTACATTCAATAATCCTGACGCATGGCATAAAGGCCCGAACTGGAACGAGGGATTCTCCGATGAACATGAAGTGGTATTTATTGCATCGGCCGAGCTGAAAAATAACCCAGCCACCATAAGTTTTATTCCTCCCTACCTGAATAATCAGCTTGCCAACGCAGACATTTCGGTAACAGAAAACGGCACTGCCAACAATTACTGGAAACGATATGTACCATTTGGATATCTCGGAATACCGCTCCGTGTTAAGATCCACAGTATAGGCACCCCCCCAAATGCCAAAACACATACTTTTATAATTGAGTTTAACTAG
- a CDS encoding Crp/Fnr family transcriptional regulator — MNQQLIDNISYFIRLSEEEKEWISARFIPRNYNKGDFFLREGQVCREVGFIEKGLVRYFVTKEDGEDLTVDFNKELEYTCNYASFLDHSPSSSSIQCIEPCTILCISYDDLQQLYTHVAEGQKFGRLICEYLYVLAIHKVRSMYSEQPEQRYLQFLDSYADLVPRLPQYYISSYVGVKPPSLSRIRKRLAR, encoded by the coding sequence ATGAACCAACAACTGATTGACAACATATCCTATTTTATACGACTGTCAGAAGAGGAAAAAGAATGGATTTCTGCAAGATTCATTCCCCGTAACTATAACAAAGGTGATTTTTTCCTGCGGGAAGGACAGGTATGTCGCGAAGTAGGATTTATTGAGAAAGGGTTGGTAAGATATTTTGTGACGAAGGAAGATGGGGAAGACCTGACAGTGGACTTCAATAAGGAATTGGAATATACCTGTAATTACGCCAGTTTTCTGGACCACTCCCCATCGTCCAGTAGCATTCAGTGTATTGAGCCATGCACCATTCTTTGTATATCCTATGATGATCTTCAACAGTTATATACACATGTAGCAGAAGGGCAGAAGTTTGGCCGCCTGATCTGTGAATACCTGTATGTATTGGCCATCCACAAGGTCCGTTCTATGTACAGCGAACAACCGGAACAACGTTATCTGCAGTTCCTGGATAGCTATGCAGACCTGGTGCCAAGGCTGCCTCAATACTATATATCTTCCTATGTGGGCGTAAAACCGCCATCGCTCAGCCGGATCAGAAAAAGACTAGCCAGATAA